From the Thermus hydrothermalis genome, the window GCGAAGCCGAGGTCTTGGGCCTCGAGGACCGGGCGCACCCTCTCATCCTCTAGGCAAAAGATGAAGCCTCGGTTAGAGTAGGACCGATGCGGGGAAGCCCCTTGTTCCAGGACCTGGCCCCGGAGGAGGTGGAGCTCGCCCTTTCCTACTTCCAGCCCCTCTTCTTCCCCAAGGGGAAGGCCATCTTCCAGCAGGGGGACCTGGGCCAGGCCCTTTACCTGGTGGAGGCGGGGCGGGTGCGGCTCTACCGCACCCACCTGGGCGGGCAGGAGAAGACCCTGGGCTTCCTGGGCCCCGGGGAGGTCTTCGGGGAGATGAGCCTCCTGGACCAAGGGGAAAGGAGCGCCAGCGCCGAGGCCGAGGAGGACGCCCACCTCCTCGCCCTCTACCGGGAAAGCTACCTGGCCCTCATCCGCCGCCTGCCCCTCCTGGCCCACAACCTCGCCCGCATCCTGGCCCGGCGCCTGAGGGAGCTCAACGTGGAGATGGACCTCCTGGCCTTTGAGGAGGCGCAAAGCCGGGTGGCCTACGCCCTCCTCAAGCTCCACCGCCAGGGGCATGGCCCCCGGTTCCGCCTGCGCCACCAGGACCTGGCGGCCCTGGCGGGGGCGAGCCGGGAAACGGTGACCCGGGTCCTGCACGACCTAAAGGAAAAGGGCGTCCTCGCCTTGGCCCCGGGGGAGGTGGAGGTGCGGGACTTTCGGCTTCTGGAAGAGGTGGCCTTCGGCCTGGTCTAAGGGAGGTGCGCCTTGCGCCTAAGGGTGGACGTGCTTCCGAGCGAAGGGGCGGTGTACCCCGATGTGGTCCTGGTGGTGGACGTGATCCGGGCCACCACCACCGCCGCCTGCCTCCTGGAGGCGGGGGCGGAGGCCTTGTACCTGGTGGATAGCCTCGAGGCCGCCCGGGCCTTCAAGGACGAGGACGTGGTCCTGGCGGGGGAGGTGGGGGGGCTAAAGCCCCCGGGGTTTGACCTGGGGAACTCCCCCCGGGAGGCCCTCGAGGCCCCCGTGGGGGGCAAGGTGGTGGTGATGAGCACCACCAACGGCACCAAGGCGGCCCACGCCGCCGCCAAGACCGGCAAGCACGTCCTCCTGGCCTCCCTCTACAACGCCCACGCCGCCGCCCGGCTTGCGCGGGAGCTCGCCACGGAGGAGGTGGCCATCCTCTGCGCCGGCAAGGAGGGGCGGGCCGGGCTGGACGACCTCTACACCGCCGGGGTCTTGGCGGAGTACCTGGGCCTTCTGGGCGAGGTGGAGCCCGAGGACGGGGCCCGCATCGCCCTGGCCGTCAAGCGGGCCTACCAGGACCCCTTGGAGGCCCTAAGCCTCTCCGCCGCCGCCCAGGCCCTCAAGGGGGTGGGCCTGGAGGGGGACGTCCCCTTCGCCGCCCAGGTGGCCAAGAGCGCCGCCGTGCCCATCCTCTCTGGGCGGGTGGGGGACGCCCTCATCTTCAAGCGGGCCTACTGAAGGCCCTCCTCCGCCAAGAGCTCGTGAAAGCGCCTTATGGCGGCGATGCCCTTTTCCAGGTTGAGGAGGTCAAACTTCTCGTTGGGGGCGTGCAGGTTATCGTCGTTGAGCCCTAGGCCCAAGAGGACGATGGGGGCCTTAAGGGCCTCTTGGAGTTCCGCCACCACGGGGATGGTCCCCCCTTCCCGGGCGTAGACCGGGGGCTTGCCCCAGACCTCCTCCAGGGCCCTGGCCATGAGGCGCATGGGGGGGCTATGGGGGTCGGTGAGGACGGGCTTACCCCCGTGGAGGCGTTTCAGGGAAAGGCGGTAGCCAGGGGGAAGGATCTCCCTCAGGTAGGCCTCGGTGAGCTCGGCCACCTCCTCGGGGTCCTGGTCCGGCACCAGGCGCATGGAAAGCTTCAGGCCCGCCTCGGCGGGAATCACGGTCTTGGAGCCCTCCCCCTGGTAGCCCCCATACACCCCGTTCGGGTCCAGGGTGGGCCTCGCCCAAAGCCGCTCCAAGGGGGCGTAGCCCTCTTCTCCCGGCAGGTGGTCCACCCCAAGCTCCCGCTTCAGGGCCTCCTCGTCCAAAGGGGGCCAAAGCCTTTTCTCCTCCTCGGCAACGGGCCGCACCCTATCGTAGAAGCCGGGAATGAGGACCTTCCCCGTCTTCTCGTCCTTAAGCCGGGCGAGGAGCCAGCCCAGGGCCTGGATGGGGTTCGGGGCCACCCCCCCGAAGGCCCCGGAGTGCAGGTCCCGCCTGGCCCCTTGAAGGCGCACCTCCAGGTAGCAAAGCCCCCTTAGGCCGTAGGTGAGGGTAGGGGTTTCGGGGGCGAACATGGCCCCGTCGGAGACGAGGACCACGTCCGCCCGGAGCCTCTCCCGGTTTTCCCGCACGAAGGGGAGGAGGTGGGGGCTTCCGATCTCCTCTTCTCCCTCCACCAAGAACTTGACGTTCACCCGCGCCGCCAAGCCCTCCAGGGCGGCCACGTGGGCCCAAAGCTGCCCCTTGTCGTCGGAGGCACCCCGGGCGTAGATCCGCCCCTCCCGCACCACCGGGGAAAAGGGCGGGGTTTCCCAAAGCTCCAGGGGATCGGGGGGCTGGACGTCGTAGTGGCCGTAGACCAAGACCGTGGGGGCCTTTTCGTCCAGGAGGCGCTCGGCGTAGAGGATGGGGTGGAGGGGCGTTTCCGAAAGCTCGGCGCGGAAGCCTAAGGCCTCGAGGCGGTCCTTAAGCC encodes:
- a CDS encoding 2-phosphosulfolactate phosphatase — protein: MRLRVDVLPSEGAVYPDVVLVVDVIRATTTAACLLEAGAEALYLVDSLEAARAFKDEDVVLAGEVGGLKPPGFDLGNSPREALEAPVGGKVVVMSTTNGTKAAHAAAKTGKHVLLASLYNAHAAARLARELATEEVAILCAGKEGRAGLDDLYTAGVLAEYLGLLGEVEPEDGARIALAVKRAYQDPLEALSLSAAAQALKGVGLEGDVPFAAQVAKSAAVPILSGRVGDALIFKRAY
- a CDS encoding Crp/Fnr family transcriptional regulator; protein product: MRGSPLFQDLAPEEVELALSYFQPLFFPKGKAIFQQGDLGQALYLVEAGRVRLYRTHLGGQEKTLGFLGPGEVFGEMSLLDQGERSASAEAEEDAHLLALYRESYLALIRRLPLLAHNLARILARRLRELNVEMDLLAFEEAQSRVAYALLKLHRQGHGPRFRLRHQDLAALAGASRETVTRVLHDLKEKGVLALAPGEVEVRDFRLLEEVAFGLV
- a CDS encoding dipeptidase, coding for MKTLAPLLEFLSIPSVSTDPAHKEDVRRAALWLKDRLEALGFRAELSETPLHPILYAERLLDEKAPTVLVYGHYDVQPPDPLELWETPPFSPVVREGRIYARGASDDKGQLWAHVAALEGLAARVNVKFLVEGEEEIGSPHLLPFVRENRERLRADVVLVSDGAMFAPETPTLTYGLRGLCYLEVRLQGARRDLHSGAFGGVAPNPIQALGWLLARLKDEKTGKVLIPGFYDRVRPVAEEEKRLWPPLDEEALKRELGVDHLPGEEGYAPLERLWARPTLDPNGVYGGYQGEGSKTVIPAEAGLKLSMRLVPDQDPEEVAELTEAYLREILPPGYRLSLKRLHGGKPVLTDPHSPPMRLMARALEEVWGKPPVYAREGGTIPVVAELQEALKAPIVLLGLGLNDDNLHAPNEKFDLLNLEKGIAAIRRFHELLAEEGLQ